In Alicyclobacillus macrosporangiidus CPP55, a single window of DNA contains:
- a CDS encoding DUF1811 family protein → MYLIRDQIRIEPGRVYDLAEEPDRLTVTRVEGVMAWGIRFSDGSETAVPLAMLVIDGS, encoded by the coding sequence ATGTACCTCATCCGGGATCAGATCCGGATCGAACCCGGCCGCGTGTACGATCTCGCCGAAGAACCGGACCGCCTGACTGTCACGCGCGTGGAGGGCGTGATGGCCTGGGGGATCCGCTTCTCCGACGGATCGGAGACGGCGGTCCCCCTGGCCATGCTGGTCATCGATGGCTCGTGA
- a CDS encoding flavin reductase family protein: MELSPDALAWQDSYKLLVGCVVPRPIAFVSTQSRDGVRNLAAFSFFNGVCPKPFIISFAPMFRGDGEKKDTLRNIEETGQFVVNVVSDELVQQMNLTSPEYPPEVDEFAVARLTPVPSRVVAPPRVAESPIQMECERVQILQFGDGPGGGFLVLGRVVHLHVRDDLWAGDRIDGSRWLPVGRMAGNEYTRASDRFRLKRPSLPEAYRHLGDGQSSR, from the coding sequence GTGGAACTTTCTCCGGACGCGCTGGCGTGGCAGGACAGTTACAAGCTCCTGGTGGGCTGTGTCGTGCCGCGCCCCATCGCCTTTGTGTCCACGCAGAGCCGGGACGGGGTGCGCAATCTGGCGGCCTTCAGCTTTTTCAACGGCGTGTGCCCGAAGCCGTTCATCATCTCGTTCGCGCCGATGTTTCGCGGCGACGGCGAGAAGAAGGACACTTTGCGCAACATCGAGGAGACCGGACAGTTCGTCGTCAATGTCGTCAGTGACGAGCTGGTGCAGCAGATGAATCTCACCTCCCCGGAGTATCCGCCGGAGGTCGACGAGTTCGCCGTCGCCCGCCTGACCCCGGTGCCCAGCCGTGTGGTGGCTCCGCCGCGCGTGGCGGAGAGCCCGATTCAGATGGAGTGCGAACGGGTCCAGATTCTGCAGTTCGGAGACGGGCCGGGCGGTGGGTTCTTGGTGCTCGGCCGGGTCGTCCATCTGCACGTGCGCGACGACCTGTGGGCGGGGGATCGCATCGACGGATCCCGCTGGCTGCCCGTGGGGCGCATGGCGGGAAACGAGTACACCCGCGCCAGCGATCGCTTCCGACTCAAACGCCCGTCCTTGCCGGAAGCGTACCGCCACTTGGGAGACGGTCAGAGTTCGCGGTAG
- a CDS encoding YtrH family sporulation protein, whose translation MSFVSSLVVDFFVAMGIVLGGSLLGGVGASLMHAPPMAVMVNLSEQLKIWAMVSTLGGTMDTLKVIETGVLSRELAPVGRQITFLIAAFVGCEAGAFIVRWLAGEGRPS comes from the coding sequence ATGTCGTTCGTTTCCAGCCTCGTCGTCGATTTTTTTGTGGCGATGGGCATCGTGCTGGGCGGTTCCTTGTTGGGAGGCGTCGGCGCATCGCTGATGCACGCGCCCCCGATGGCGGTGATGGTGAATCTGTCCGAACAGCTGAAAATTTGGGCGATGGTGAGCACGCTCGGCGGCACGATGGACACCCTCAAGGTCATCGAAACTGGGGTGCTCTCCCGCGAGCTGGCGCCGGTCGGGCGCCAGATTACGTTTTTGATCGCCGCGTTCGTCGGCTGTGAGGCCGGTGCCTTCATCGTGCGTTGGCTCGCCGGGGAGGGGCGCCCCTCATGA
- a CDS encoding YheC/YheD family protein has translation MLITVTGTTPVAARPRRRVLWFQTLGQEAAAYDMPLVVTPPALAAAGLPDGVTGWAWEQGRTWRRARIAHLVDPVVYDAMYLQDLKRHRVAYRRLRETLHRSHLLAFNPVLPAKDEVYRVILRDDSVRAALPPTRFHPTPAELLHLAEVWGAVWWKPVYGSGGRNMLFIRPLSRRRWYVAGERFFGRVIHREMDQEQLLALLAYSRRRRPYMAQGHIPLWRTEDGRHLDLRVTVQCNQRGVWEVLAVTARRGPPGAMVTNYHAGGRVESLTHPTAIQLSRLASARIDSAVLERARTQALRVARVLQRAYPTLGVLGVDVGGSPDEEWCYVYDLNSRPGRDILTDDELAGFARGVAGFAHYLRNEMPRRRR, from the coding sequence ATGCTGATCACCGTCACCGGAACCACGCCTGTCGCCGCGCGGCCCAGACGGCGTGTGCTGTGGTTTCAAACCCTGGGTCAGGAGGCGGCGGCATACGACATGCCGCTGGTGGTGACCCCGCCGGCCCTGGCAGCGGCGGGATTGCCGGATGGGGTGACCGGATGGGCCTGGGAGCAAGGCCGGACGTGGCGCCGGGCGCGGATCGCCCACCTGGTCGATCCGGTGGTGTACGACGCGATGTACCTGCAGGACCTGAAACGTCACCGGGTGGCATACCGGCGGCTGCGCGAGACCTTGCACCGCAGCCACCTGCTCGCTTTCAATCCGGTGCTCCCTGCGAAGGACGAAGTATACCGGGTGATCCTGAGGGACGACTCGGTGCGGGCCGCCTTGCCGCCGACGCGCTTCCACCCCACGCCCGCAGAACTCCTGCACCTGGCGGAGGTGTGGGGGGCGGTGTGGTGGAAGCCGGTGTATGGCTCGGGCGGGCGCAACATGCTGTTCATCCGTCCGCTTTCCCGAAGGCGTTGGTATGTGGCGGGTGAGCGGTTTTTCGGCCGGGTGATCCACCGGGAGATGGACCAGGAGCAACTGCTCGCGCTGTTGGCGTACAGCCGAAGGCGTCGGCCATACATGGCGCAGGGGCATATCCCGTTGTGGCGCACGGAGGATGGACGGCATCTGGACCTTCGGGTCACGGTTCAGTGCAACCAGCGCGGGGTGTGGGAGGTGTTGGCGGTCACCGCACGCAGGGGACCGCCGGGGGCGATGGTGACGAACTACCATGCCGGCGGACGCGTCGAATCTTTGACGCATCCGACCGCCATCCAGTTGTCCCGGTTGGCCAGTGCTCGCATCGACTCAGCGGTGCTCGAACGCGCGCGGACGCAGGCGCTGCGGGTGGCCCGCGTCCTGCAGCGGGCGTATCCCACGCTGGGCGTGTTGGGCGTGGACGTGGGCGGATCGCCAGACGAGGAATGGTGCTACGTGTACGATTTGAACAGCCGGCCGGGCCGGGATATCCTGACCGATGACGAACTGGCGGGGTTTGCACGAGGGGTGGCGGGTTTTGCCCACTATTTGCGCAATGAGATGCCCCGCCGGCGTCGCTGA
- a CDS encoding M24 family metallopeptidase, giving the protein MTSGPWSDRRRRLCQEMERAGVEAVLLTSRPNVFYLTGVWLATGERASALVVRSDRDPVWVVHEMFAQEVASADVRIVLWKDGEDAHRLIHEEVGQARRVAVDGGWEARHLMAWMALRPGLPLPVSADGMMAKLRCRKDAEELACLERASAMADEVVQALAADLRAGDTEAALAEQLATLWRKAGSEGMSFPPIVAAGPNGAAPHHEPDGSQVMAGTTVIVDTGGVYHHYVSDITRTYIVGEPTEEMRRVYACVLAAQEAGIQAAKPGVTLGEVDAVVRRYITDAGYGPYFTHRTGHGVGLDIHEEPYVVGGNDQVLEPGMVMSIEPGIYLPGRFGVRIEDLVVIEEKGARSLNRAPKRWEAVCLPVRG; this is encoded by the coding sequence ATGACGTCAGGCCCGTGGTCAGATCGTCGACGGCGGTTGTGCCAAGAGATGGAACGGGCCGGGGTGGAGGCAGTTCTCCTCACCTCGAGGCCCAATGTGTTCTATCTGACGGGGGTGTGGCTCGCCACAGGGGAGCGCGCGAGCGCGCTCGTCGTCCGTTCGGACCGGGACCCGGTCTGGGTGGTGCATGAGATGTTCGCGCAAGAGGTGGCATCGGCGGACGTGCGCATCGTTCTGTGGAAGGACGGGGAGGACGCGCACCGCCTGATCCACGAGGAGGTGGGACAAGCCCGACGGGTTGCCGTCGACGGGGGCTGGGAGGCGCGCCACTTGATGGCGTGGATGGCGCTGCGGCCGGGTCTGCCGCTGCCCGTGTCTGCCGACGGGATGATGGCCAAGCTGCGCTGCCGTAAAGATGCGGAGGAGTTGGCCTGCCTTGAGCGAGCGTCGGCCATGGCGGATGAGGTCGTACAGGCACTCGCGGCGGACTTGCGTGCGGGCGATACGGAAGCTGCGCTGGCAGAACAGCTGGCCACCCTGTGGCGGAAGGCCGGATCGGAGGGGATGTCCTTTCCGCCCATCGTCGCCGCCGGCCCGAACGGAGCGGCCCCGCATCACGAGCCCGACGGGAGCCAGGTGATGGCGGGGACCACGGTCATCGTCGACACGGGCGGGGTGTACCACCATTACGTCAGCGACATCACGCGGACGTACATCGTGGGGGAACCCACGGAGGAGATGAGGCGGGTGTACGCCTGCGTCCTCGCGGCCCAGGAGGCCGGAATTCAAGCCGCGAAACCGGGCGTCACGCTCGGAGAGGTGGACGCGGTGGTCCGGCGGTACATCACGGATGCCGGGTATGGTCCGTATTTCACCCACCGCACGGGGCACGGGGTTGGGCTCGACATCCACGAGGAGCCCTACGTGGTCGGTGGCAATGACCAGGTGTTGGAACCGGGGATGGTGATGAGCATCGAACCCGGGATCTATCTTCCCGGGCGATTCGGGGTGCGGATCGAGGATCTGGTGGTCATCGAAGAGAAGGGTGCCCGGTCCCTCAACCGTGCTCCAAAACGCTGGGAGGCGGTGTGTCTGCCGGTCCGCGGATAA
- a CDS encoding glycosyltransferase family 4 protein, giving the protein MGIRVALVAPEGLPIPPVRGGSVQIYLEALVRELEEAGVDVTLLSPGAGRDACKRHIQIQASDRSAYRRACLARLRSLAPEVIQVDNRPDLVPLVRRAVPNARVVLNLHSTTYLGPRHIDRARARRVLRYADAVVLNSRFLRREIARTFRLGPGTWRPYVIHPGVDARRFTPPARRTRPSWPPFRLVYVGRVIRGKGVHILVEAVRQLHRANVPVQLTIIGRTPPWEAAYERALRAAIRGLPVQWPGFVPPDKLPPRLWAAHALVCPSQAPEAFGLVNVEAMAAGLPVIASKQGGIQETLDASCGILVRHYRDPASFSRAIRTLMADTSRWRALSEGAQRRAQEFTWSRCAAQFAALYREL; this is encoded by the coding sequence ATGGGGATTCGTGTGGCGCTGGTTGCGCCGGAGGGGTTGCCGATCCCGCCGGTGCGCGGCGGTTCGGTGCAGATCTACCTGGAAGCGTTGGTGCGGGAGCTGGAGGAAGCCGGGGTGGACGTGACGCTGTTGTCGCCTGGAGCGGGGCGGGACGCGTGCAAGCGCCACATCCAGATCCAGGCATCCGACCGCAGTGCGTACCGAAGAGCCTGCCTTGCTCGCCTGCGGAGTCTCGCACCGGAGGTGATCCAGGTGGACAACCGCCCGGACCTCGTCCCGCTGGTGCGCCGGGCTGTGCCAAACGCGCGGGTGGTGCTGAACCTGCACTCGACCACCTACCTCGGGCCGCGGCACATCGACCGGGCCCGGGCCCGGCGCGTGCTCCGGTACGCCGATGCGGTGGTGCTGAACAGCCGCTTCTTACGCCGCGAGATCGCCCGCACCTTTCGTCTGGGTCCAGGCACTTGGCGGCCGTACGTCATCCACCCGGGCGTCGACGCGAGGCGGTTCACCCCGCCCGCACGACGTACCCGGCCGTCCTGGCCGCCGTTTCGGCTCGTCTATGTCGGGCGGGTGATCCGCGGCAAAGGCGTGCACATCCTCGTCGAAGCTGTCCGGCAACTGCATCGGGCGAATGTCCCCGTTCAACTGACCATCATCGGTCGGACACCCCCCTGGGAGGCCGCCTATGAGCGCGCGCTGCGGGCCGCAATCCGTGGTCTGCCCGTGCAATGGCCCGGTTTTGTGCCGCCGGATAAGCTGCCGCCGCGGCTGTGGGCGGCACACGCGCTCGTCTGCCCATCTCAGGCCCCCGAGGCCTTCGGACTCGTCAACGTGGAGGCGATGGCCGCCGGCCTGCCCGTGATCGCCAGCAAACAGGGCGGCATCCAGGAGACCCTTGACGCCTCGTGCGGCATTCTGGTGCGCCACTATCGCGATCCTGCCAGCTTCTCGCGCGCCATCCGCACGCTCATGGCGGACACCAGCCGCTGGCGGGCCCTGTCCGAGGGCGCGCAGCGGCGCGCCCAGGAATTCACCTGGAGCCGCTGCGCCGCGCAATTCGCTGCCCTCTACCGCGAACTCTGA
- a CDS encoding proline dehydrogenase family protein, translating into MEQWMRSVLLSLAKNRAANRWAKRYGLRLGARRFVAGETIDEAIRAVAQLNRQGMTATLDHLGEFVGDEREARQAAEECVAALTAIHRAGVDSTLSVKLTQLGLDIDRELCLENMRRILGHARDLGIRVTIDMEDYPRCQATLDLFDILRAEYDNVGTVIQAYLYRSLEDVLRLSADGVHLRIVKGAYKEPPEVAYPDKADVDANYIKLMEAQLLSPGFTAVATHDERIIEHAKRFIAEHGIARDRYEFQMLYGIRTQLQQQLVRDGYPLRLYVPYGNDWYGYFMRRLAERPANVWFVLRGALR; encoded by the coding sequence ATGGAGCAATGGATGCGGTCTGTGCTCTTGTCGCTGGCCAAGAACCGGGCGGCCAACCGCTGGGCGAAGCGGTACGGGTTGCGCCTGGGGGCGCGGCGATTCGTGGCCGGGGAGACGATTGACGAGGCCATCCGGGCGGTGGCTCAGCTCAACCGTCAGGGGATGACCGCCACGCTGGACCACCTGGGGGAGTTCGTCGGCGACGAACGGGAGGCCCGCCAGGCAGCGGAGGAGTGTGTGGCGGCCCTGACCGCGATCCACCGGGCCGGGGTGGATTCCACCCTGTCCGTCAAGCTGACGCAGCTGGGGCTCGACATCGATCGCGAGCTGTGCTTGGAGAATATGCGCCGGATCCTGGGCCACGCCCGGGATCTCGGGATCCGGGTCACCATCGACATGGAGGATTACCCGCGCTGCCAGGCGACGCTCGACCTCTTCGACATCCTGCGCGCGGAGTACGACAACGTGGGCACCGTCATCCAGGCGTACCTGTACCGGAGTCTGGAGGATGTGCTTCGGCTCTCCGCCGACGGGGTACACCTGAGGATCGTCAAAGGGGCGTACAAGGAACCGCCGGAGGTGGCGTACCCGGACAAGGCGGACGTGGACGCCAATTACATCAAGCTGATGGAGGCGCAGCTGTTGAGCCCGGGGTTCACCGCTGTGGCGACTCACGACGAGCGCATCATTGAGCACGCCAAGCGCTTCATCGCCGAGCACGGCATCGCCCGCGACCGGTACGAATTTCAGATGCTCTACGGCATCCGCACCCAACTGCAGCAGCAGCTGGTGCGGGACGGGTATCCCCTGCGGCTGTACGTGCCGTACGGGAACGACTGGTACGGCTACTTCATGCGCCGGTTGGCGGAGCGTCCGGCGAACGTTTGGTTCGTCCTGCGCGGTGCGCTCCGCTGA